From one Catellatospora sp. IY07-71 genomic stretch:
- the guaA gene encoding glutamine-hydrolyzing GMP synthase, with the protein MTTPRPVLVVDYGAQYAQLIARRVREARVYSEIVPHSMPVEEMMRKNPAAIILSGGPSSVYEPGAPQVDASLFEHGVPVFGICYGFQAMAAALGGTVSHTGLREFGGTVVDAQPDAGVLFAGLPARQDVWMSHGDCVSAAPAGFTVTAASPGAPVAAFEDVSRGFAGVQFHPEVAHTPYGQRLLERFLHEVAGIEPVWTMGNIIEDQVAAIRAQVGDAEVICGLSGGVDSAVAAALVHKAVGDQLTCVFVDHGLLRAGEAEQVERDYVAATGIKLKVVDAADRFLDALAGVTDPEAKRKIIGREFIRVFEAAAREIATAGDVRFLVQGTLYPDVVESGGGTGTANIKSHHNVGGLPDDLKFDLVEPLRTLFKDEVRALGQSLGLPEEMVWRHPFPGPGLAIRIIGEVNKHNLEILRAADLIARQELSASGLDRDVWQFPVVLLADVRSVGVQGDGRTYGHPVVLRPVSSEDAMTADWSRLPYDLIARISTRITNEVREVNRVTLDVTSKPPGTIEWE; encoded by the coding sequence ATGACGACGCCTCGCCCCGTCCTGGTGGTTGACTACGGTGCCCAGTACGCCCAGCTCATCGCGCGACGGGTGCGGGAGGCGAGGGTCTACTCCGAGATCGTGCCGCATTCGATGCCGGTCGAGGAGATGATGCGGAAGAACCCCGCCGCGATCATCCTGTCCGGCGGCCCGTCCAGCGTGTACGAGCCGGGCGCGCCGCAGGTCGACGCGAGTCTGTTCGAGCACGGTGTGCCGGTGTTCGGCATCTGCTACGGCTTCCAGGCGATGGCCGCCGCGCTGGGCGGCACGGTCAGCCACACCGGCCTGCGTGAGTTCGGCGGCACCGTGGTGGACGCGCAGCCCGACGCGGGCGTGCTGTTCGCGGGCCTGCCCGCGCGCCAGGACGTGTGGATGAGCCACGGCGACTGCGTGAGCGCCGCACCGGCCGGGTTCACGGTCACCGCCGCCTCGCCGGGCGCGCCGGTCGCCGCGTTCGAGGACGTCAGCCGCGGCTTCGCCGGGGTGCAGTTCCACCCCGAGGTGGCGCACACGCCGTACGGCCAGCGCCTGCTGGAGCGCTTCCTGCACGAGGTGGCCGGCATCGAGCCGGTCTGGACCATGGGCAACATCATCGAGGACCAGGTGGCCGCGATCCGCGCCCAGGTCGGCGACGCCGAGGTGATCTGCGGCCTGTCCGGCGGCGTCGACTCGGCGGTGGCCGCGGCGCTGGTGCACAAGGCCGTCGGCGACCAGCTCACCTGCGTGTTCGTGGACCACGGCCTGCTGCGCGCGGGCGAGGCCGAGCAGGTCGAGCGGGACTACGTGGCCGCCACCGGCATCAAGCTGAAGGTGGTGGACGCGGCCGACCGCTTCCTGGACGCGCTGGCCGGGGTGACCGACCCGGAGGCCAAGCGCAAGATCATCGGACGGGAGTTCATCCGGGTCTTCGAGGCGGCGGCCCGCGAGATCGCCACCGCGGGCGACGTGCGCTTCCTGGTGCAGGGCACGCTCTACCCGGACGTGGTGGAGTCCGGCGGGGGCACCGGCACCGCGAACATCAAGAGCCACCACAACGTGGGCGGGCTGCCCGACGACCTCAAGTTCGACCTGGTCGAGCCGCTGCGCACGCTGTTCAAGGACGAGGTGCGCGCGCTCGGGCAGAGCCTGGGCCTGCCCGAGGAGATGGTCTGGCGGCACCCGTTCCCGGGTCCGGGCCTGGCCATCCGCATCATCGGCGAGGTCAACAAGCACAACCTGGAGATCCTGCGCGCCGCCGACCTGATCGCCCGCCAGGAGCTGTCCGCCTCCGGTCTGGACCGCGACGTGTGGCAGTTCCCCGTGGTGCTGCTGGCCGACGTGCGCTCGGTCGGCGTGCAGGGCGACGGCCGCACCTACGGCCACCCGGTGGTGCTGCGCCCGGTCTCCAGCGAGGACGCGATGACCGCCGACTGGTCCCGGCTGCCGTACGACCTCATCGCCCGGATCTCGACCCGGATCACCAACGAGGTGCGCGAGGTCAACCGGGTCACCCTGGACGTGACGAGCAAGCCGCCGGGCACCATTGAATGGGAGTGA
- a CDS encoding FAD-dependent oxidoreductase, with amino-acid sequence MRFDVVVIGSGFGGSVAALRLAEKGYSVAVLEAGRRFADHDFPKTSWRVRRFLWAPALGCYGIQRITLLRADRGEKSGASVLVLSGAGVGGGSLVYANTLYRPLDPFYRDPQWRDIADWKAELAPHYDTAERMLGVTVYDRTTPADEVMRKVAERMGVGDTYHPTPVGVFLGMPGQAVPDPYFGGRGPERAGCTHCGECMTGCRHNAKNTLVKNYLYLAEQAGAQIFPMSTVTAVKPAEGGGYRVEVARTGARLARRRRAAGQGVIEAGQVVFAAGALGTQRLLHRMKADGHLPHLSDRVGALTRTNSESLVGATVPRGQARKQSLGYTEGVAITSSFHPDAQTHIEPVRYGKGSNAMGLLQSALTDGGPGRAGRWARAMFRWPFAYLRAVSVRDWSNRTIIALVMQSVDNSLTVRLRGRGLRSSQGHGAANPTWIPAGNQAARLLAEEIGGLPGGALTEVLDIPLTAHILGGAVIGADPGSGVVDAYHRVFGHPGLHVVDGAAVCANLGVNPSLTITAQAERAFAAWPAQGEPDRRPALGEPYRKIAGP; translated from the coding sequence CGCTTCCTGTGGGCCCCGGCCCTGGGCTGCTACGGCATCCAGCGGATCACGCTGCTGCGGGCCGACCGGGGCGAGAAGTCCGGCGCGAGCGTGCTGGTGCTGTCCGGCGCGGGCGTGGGCGGCGGCTCGCTGGTGTACGCCAACACGCTCTACCGCCCGCTCGACCCCTTCTACCGCGACCCGCAGTGGCGCGACATCGCCGACTGGAAGGCGGAGCTGGCGCCGCACTACGACACCGCCGAGCGCATGCTCGGGGTCACCGTCTACGACCGAACCACCCCCGCCGACGAGGTGATGCGCAAGGTCGCCGAGCGCATGGGCGTCGGCGACACGTACCACCCCACGCCGGTCGGCGTGTTCCTCGGCATGCCGGGCCAGGCGGTGCCGGACCCCTACTTCGGCGGGCGCGGCCCGGAGCGGGCAGGCTGCACGCACTGCGGCGAGTGCATGACCGGTTGCCGCCACAACGCCAAGAACACCCTGGTCAAGAACTACCTGTACCTGGCCGAGCAGGCCGGGGCGCAGATCTTCCCGATGTCCACGGTGACGGCGGTGAAGCCGGCCGAGGGGGGCGGTTATCGCGTCGAGGTCGCCCGCACCGGAGCGCGGCTCGCGCGGCGGCGCCGGGCAGCCGGTCAGGGTGTGATCGAGGCCGGTCAGGTCGTCTTCGCGGCGGGTGCGCTGGGCACCCAGCGGCTGCTGCACCGGATGAAGGCGGACGGGCACCTGCCGCACCTGTCGGACCGGGTCGGCGCGCTGACGCGGACCAACTCGGAGTCGCTGGTGGGCGCGACCGTGCCGCGTGGGCAGGCCCGCAAGCAGTCGCTCGGGTACACCGAGGGGGTGGCGATCACCAGCTCGTTCCACCCCGACGCGCAGACCCACATCGAGCCGGTGCGTTACGGCAAGGGGTCCAACGCGATGGGGCTGCTGCAGTCCGCGCTCACCGACGGCGGGCCGGGGCGGGCGGGGCGCTGGGCGCGCGCCATGTTCCGGTGGCCCTTCGCCTACCTGCGGGCGGTGTCCGTCCGCGACTGGTCCAACCGCACGATCATCGCGCTGGTCATGCAGTCAGTGGACAACTCGCTCACGGTCCGGCTGCGCGGGCGCGGGCTGCGCTCGTCGCAGGGTCACGGCGCGGCGAACCCGACCTGGATCCCGGCCGGCAACCAGGCGGCGCGGCTGCTCGCCGAGGAGATCGGCGGGCTGCCCGGCGGCGCGCTCACCGAGGTGCTGGACATCCCGCTCACCGCGCACATCCTCGGCGGGGCCGTCATCGGCGCCGACCCGGGCAGCGGGGTCGTCGACGCGTACCACCGCGTGTTCGGGCACCCCGGGCTGCACGTCGTGGACGGGGCCGCGGTCTGCGCGAACCTCGGGGTGAACCCGTCGCTGACCATCACCGCGCAGGCCGAGCGGGCCTTCGCCGCGTGGCCCGCGCAAGGGGAACCGGACCGGCGGCCGGCGCTCGGCGAGCCGTACCGGAAAATCGCCGGACCGTGA
- a CDS encoding DUF3152 domain-containing protein — MGRTLLRAGFATAAMTVLLAGCGTSAPRPEFNQAASPQPMPSAQPSASAAASPSASPSAKPKPTKNAPVLQRGGGTFHTAAGGTEIVGSAGSLRRYQVQVEKGITAFDTDGFAAKVDEILSDDRSWIASKKWRLQRVGPGESPNFYVKLATPDTVDRLCGQVGLITNGIFSCRAGSNVVINLRRWTNGADGFTDMEVYRYMVINHEVGHFLGHGHVFCPGKGRLAPVMQQQTKSLQGCKANPYPYPDGVHYVG; from the coding sequence ATGGGGAGGACACTGCTGCGGGCCGGGTTCGCGACGGCCGCCATGACCGTGCTCCTGGCCGGGTGCGGCACCAGCGCGCCACGTCCGGAGTTCAACCAGGCCGCGTCGCCGCAGCCGATGCCGTCTGCGCAGCCGTCCGCCTCAGCCGCGGCGTCGCCGTCGGCCTCCCCGTCGGCGAAGCCGAAGCCGACGAAGAACGCGCCGGTGCTGCAGCGCGGCGGAGGCACCTTCCACACCGCTGCGGGCGGAACGGAGATCGTGGGCAGCGCAGGCTCCCTGCGCCGCTACCAGGTGCAGGTGGAGAAGGGCATCACCGCGTTCGACACCGACGGCTTCGCGGCCAAGGTGGACGAGATCCTGTCCGACGACCGCAGCTGGATCGCCTCGAAGAAGTGGCGCCTGCAGCGGGTCGGTCCGGGGGAGTCGCCGAACTTCTACGTCAAGCTGGCCACCCCGGACACCGTGGACCGGCTGTGCGGGCAGGTCGGCCTGATCACCAACGGCATCTTCTCCTGCCGCGCGGGCAGCAACGTGGTGATCAACCTGCGCCGCTGGACCAACGGCGCGGACGGTTTCACCGACATGGAGGTGTACCGCTACATGGTCATCAACCATGAGGTCGGTCACTTCCTGGGCCACGGCCACGTCTTCTGCCCGGGCAAGGGCAGGCTCGCCCCGGTGATGCAGCAGCAGACCAAGAGCCTGCAGGGCTGCAAGGCCAACCCGTACCCGTACCCGGACGGGGTGCACTACGTGGGGTGA